Proteins from a single region of Sediminitomix flava:
- a CDS encoding sulfite exporter TauE/SafE family protein, whose product MQFDLHYFIEGLHFNLAEWFTFVMAGFAAGIVNTLAGGGSIFTLSALLFYGVPAPLANGSNRLGILVQNVLGTHTFHKSGLLKLDGSFYILLATLIGAIAGALVAADIDKSLLEKVVGFLMLFVLANILMPQQKAKVKKKINKLGEKKKFNPLSFFIFLLIGFYGGFVQAGIGILMIVALSKLEKMNLVHSNALKMVVISLYSLPVFFVFLWKGQVDWVFAILLALGQIGGTWFAGKYVISHPQASTWVKWLLILMVTTTIFKMFHLYEYLPGLGTP is encoded by the coding sequence ATGCAATTCGATCTGCACTATTTCATCGAGGGTTTACACTTCAACCTTGCGGAGTGGTTTACTTTTGTCATGGCTGGTTTTGCTGCTGGTATAGTTAATACCTTGGCAGGAGGCGGTTCAATATTTACACTTTCAGCCTTATTATTTTATGGAGTTCCAGCCCCATTGGCCAATGGTAGTAATCGCCTAGGTATTTTGGTACAAAATGTATTAGGTACTCATACTTTTCATAAAAGTGGATTACTGAAACTAGATGGTAGCTTCTATATTCTTTTGGCCACTTTGATCGGGGCAATCGCTGGAGCTTTGGTAGCTGCTGATATCGATAAAAGTTTATTAGAAAAAGTTGTTGGTTTTCTGATGCTGTTTGTGTTGGCGAATATCTTGATGCCACAACAAAAAGCAAAGGTGAAGAAGAAAATCAATAAACTAGGAGAGAAGAAAAAGTTTAACCCATTATCCTTCTTTATTTTCTTACTCATTGGCTTTTATGGAGGGTTTGTACAGGCAGGGATTGGAATCTTGATGATTGTAGCTTTATCAAAATTAGAAAAGATGAATTTGGTGCATTCAAACGCACTCAAAATGGTTGTGATATCGCTTTATTCTCTACCTGTGTTTTTCGTTTTCTTGTGGAAAGGTCAAGTGGATTGGGTATTTGCCATTTTATTGGCACTAGGACAAATAGGAGGAACATGGTTTGCTGGGAAGTATGTGATTTCTCATCCGCAGGCGAGCACTTGGGTGAAATGGCTATTAATACTGATGGTGACAACTACAATTTTCAAGATGTTTCACCTCTATGAATATCTTCCAGGTTTAGGAACTCCCTGA
- the serS gene encoding serine--tRNA ligase, translating into MLQVTYIRENKETVIAGLRKRNIEDIEAIIDSVLELDDKKRATQKERDDAQAAANKKSKEIGGLMREGKKEEAEAAKAETSELKSRVKELSEQFSQLDQELKNKLYHIPNVPQPIVPEGKSDEDNVEEYRKGEVPTLAEGSEPHWDLIKKYDIIDFEMGNKVTGAGFPFYKGKGARLQRALVNFFLEKAVEKGYLEVQPPIVVNEASGYGTGQLPDKEGQMYHIGKDELYLIPTAEVPITNMFRDEILRKEDLPKRCVGFTPCFRREAGSWGADVRGLNRLHQFDKVEIVNVTKPEDSETAHKEMCDYVESLLVELGLPYRRLLLCGGDLSINAGLCYDFEVYSAAQERWLEVSSVSNFYNYQANRLKLRYKDENNQTQLAHTLNGSALALPRILAAILENNQTPEGIRIPEVLVPFTGFDMIN; encoded by the coding sequence ATGTTACAAGTTACATATATAAGAGAAAACAAAGAGACCGTAATTGCTGGGCTCCGAAAAAGAAATATCGAAGATATCGAAGCAATCATCGATAGCGTCTTGGAGTTGGATGACAAGAAGCGCGCAACTCAGAAAGAAAGAGACGATGCACAAGCTGCTGCCAATAAAAAATCAAAAGAAATTGGAGGCTTGATGCGTGAAGGTAAAAAAGAAGAAGCTGAAGCTGCAAAAGCGGAAACTTCCGAATTGAAGTCTCGCGTAAAAGAGTTGAGTGAGCAGTTTTCTCAATTGGATCAAGAATTAAAAAATAAATTATACCATATTCCTAACGTACCTCAGCCAATTGTTCCTGAAGGAAAAAGTGATGAGGATAACGTAGAAGAATATAGAAAAGGAGAAGTTCCTACACTAGCTGAAGGTTCAGAACCTCACTGGGACTTGATCAAGAAATACGATATCATCGATTTCGAAATGGGTAACAAAGTTACTGGAGCTGGTTTCCCATTCTATAAAGGTAAAGGTGCTCGTTTACAACGTGCTCTTGTTAACTTCTTCTTAGAGAAAGCAGTTGAGAAAGGGTATCTTGAGGTACAACCTCCAATAGTAGTAAATGAGGCTTCAGGTTACGGTACTGGGCAGTTGCCAGATAAAGAAGGACAAATGTATCACATCGGAAAAGATGAGTTGTATTTGATTCCTACTGCTGAGGTGCCAATCACAAATATGTTCCGTGACGAAATTCTTCGTAAAGAAGATCTTCCAAAACGTTGTGTTGGTTTCACGCCATGTTTCCGTAGAGAAGCAGGTTCATGGGGAGCTGATGTAAGAGGCTTGAACCGTCTTCACCAGTTCGACAAAGTTGAAATCGTGAACGTAACAAAGCCAGAAGATTCTGAAACAGCACACAAAGAAATGTGTGATTATGTAGAAAGTCTATTGGTTGAGCTAGGACTTCCATACCGTAGGTTATTGCTTTGCGGAGGAGACCTTAGTATAAATGCAGGTCTTTGCTACGACTTTGAAGTTTATTCTGCTGCACAAGAGCGTTGGTTGGAAGTAAGTTCTGTAAGTAACTTCTACAACTACCAAGCTAATCGCTTGAAATTGCGCTATAAAGATGAAAACAATCAAACGCAATTGGCTCATACTCTAAACGGTAGTGCACTGGCATTGCCTCGTATTTTGGCTGCTATATTAGAGAATAATCAGACTCCAGAAGGAATCCGTATTCCAGAAGTACTAGTGCCATTTACAGGTTTTGATATGATTAACTAG
- the rpsT gene encoding 30S ribosomal protein S20, with translation MANHKSAKKRIRSSQAKRLRNRYQLKTTRTFIKRLRATSDRTEAEDMFKKVSSMIDKLAKRNIIHANNAANKKSKLAKHVNSL, from the coding sequence ATGGCAAATCACAAGTCTGCTAAAAAAAGAATTAGATCAAGCCAAGCAAAACGCTTGAGAAATAGATATCAACTAAAAACTACAAGAACTTTCATCAAAAGATTGAGAGCAACTTCTGACAGAACTGAAGCAGAAGACATGTTCAAGAAAGTTTCTTCTATGATTGATAAGTTAGCTAAGAGAAACATTATTCACGCTAATAATGCAGCTAACAAAAAATCTAAATTGGCTAAGCACGTAAACAGCTTGTAA
- the ytxJ gene encoding bacillithiol system redox-active protein YtxJ, which yields MEWNQLNSPEQLNAIVSESENEKIVIFKHSTRCSISSMALNRLERSWEKDVALKPYYLDLIANRGISNDIASRFGVEHASPQVLVIENGQCVYHTSHMGINFQELKDLV from the coding sequence ATGGAGTGGAATCAATTAAATTCACCAGAACAGTTGAACGCAATTGTGTCTGAATCTGAAAACGAGAAAATCGTAATCTTTAAGCACAGTACTCGCTGTTCAATTAGTTCTATGGCATTGAACCGTTTGGAAAGAAGCTGGGAAAAAGACGTTGCGCTTAAGCCATATTATCTAGACCTTATTGCAAATCGAGGAATTTCAAATGACATTGCATCCCGTTTTGGTGTAGAACATGCTTCACCACAAGTATTGGTAATTGAAAACGGACAATGTGTTTATCATACTTCTCATATGGGAATCAACTTTCAAGAGTTGAAAGATTTGGTATAG
- the bshA gene encoding N-acetyl-alpha-D-glucosaminyl L-malate synthase BshA, with protein sequence MKIGVVCYPTYGGSGVVATELGLAMARKGHEVHFITYDLPTRVSFFNENVFYHKVDIRNYPLFKYPPYESALASRMVNVVKMEKLDLLHVHYAIPHASAAFMAKQILAAEGIHIPVVTTLHGTDITLVGKDETLSPVVSFSINASDVVTAVSESLKQDTLEHFTIKSPQHIEVIPNFVDLNRFKKQTKEHFKKAICPNGEKLLIHISNLRKVKRAEDVLMAFDKLRHMIPSKLLIVGDGPERNHLEEMCYKLNTCTDVRFLGKLQEIEEVLSIGDLFMMPSEKESFGLAALEAMACEVPVISSDVGGLPELNKHGFSGMICPLGDVDAMVKSAYHILQDENLPTFKANALTRAKDFAVDQITPLYESAYELALEKVKAKA encoded by the coding sequence ATGAAAATTGGAGTAGTTTGTTATCCCACATATGGAGGTAGCGGTGTTGTAGCTACCGAATTAGGGTTAGCAATGGCTCGCAAAGGGCATGAAGTACATTTTATTACTTATGACTTGCCTACAAGAGTGAGCTTTTTCAACGAAAATGTTTTTTATCATAAAGTGGATATTCGCAATTATCCACTGTTCAAATATCCGCCCTACGAATCTGCCCTAGCAAGTAGAATGGTAAATGTAGTAAAGATGGAAAAACTTGATCTACTACATGTCCATTATGCTATTCCACATGCTTCAGCAGCATTTATGGCCAAACAGATTTTGGCAGCGGAAGGTATTCATATTCCTGTTGTCACTACGCTTCATGGTACTGATATTACCTTGGTCGGGAAAGACGAAACTTTATCGCCTGTAGTATCTTTTAGTATCAATGCTTCAGATGTGGTTACAGCTGTTTCTGAATCTTTAAAACAGGATACACTAGAACACTTTACAATTAAAAGTCCTCAGCACATTGAAGTGATTCCTAACTTTGTAGACTTAAATCGATTTAAGAAGCAAACAAAGGAACATTTCAAAAAGGCAATCTGTCCGAATGGAGAAAAACTGTTGATACATATCTCAAACCTCAGAAAGGTAAAAAGAGCTGAAGATGTATTGATGGCTTTTGATAAACTCCGACACATGATTCCTAGTAAACTTCTGATTGTGGGAGATGGGCCAGAACGCAATCACTTAGAGGAAATGTGCTACAAGCTAAATACTTGTACTGACGTTCGTTTTTTAGGAAAACTACAAGAAATTGAGGAAGTTCTTTCTATCGGAGACCTATTCATGATGCCATCTGAAAAAGAAAGTTTCGGATTGGCTGCACTAGAAGCGATGGCTTGTGAAGTTCCTGTCATTTCTTCTGATGTAGGAGGTTTACCCGAACTAAATAAGCATGGTTTCTCAGGTATGATTTGCCCTCTTGGAGATGTGGATGCAATGGTTAAAAGTGCTTACCATATTCTGCAAGATGAAAATCTTCCAACATTTAAAGCCAATGCATTGACAAGAGCAAAAGACTTTGCTGTAGATCAGATTACCCCACTTTATGAAAGTGCTTACGAGTTAGCACTAGAAAAAGTTAAAGCTAAAGCTTAA
- a CDS encoding TIGR01777 family oxidoreductase has protein sequence MRKTVLITGGTGLVGSFITKLLIEKGYRVSYLSRKKKESDQITYYQWDVNKGEIEKEAITTADYIINLAGAGIADQRWTSERKKEIYNSRIQSTKLLVDKLKEYDNHVQAVISTSAVGIYGNTPTLVNEDTTPASDFLAKVCVDWEKEIEKLTDIRTAIVRVGIVLSKKGGALEKMATPVKMMAGAPLGDGQQYISWIHIEDLCREFIYLMESNQEGIFNGVAPKPVTNKQLTKSIAKTLGRPLILPNVPTFALKMMMGEMADMVLSGANVSAEKLKSTGFRFHFENVDEALEDLL, from the coding sequence ATGAGAAAAACAGTCTTAATTACTGGAGGAACAGGCCTAGTCGGTTCATTTATCACAAAGTTGCTTATTGAGAAAGGGTATAGAGTAAGTTATCTGAGTCGTAAGAAAAAAGAGTCAGATCAAATCACTTATTATCAATGGGATGTAAATAAGGGGGAAATAGAAAAAGAAGCAATTACCACTGCTGATTACATCATTAATTTAGCAGGTGCAGGAATTGCTGATCAAAGATGGACTAGCGAGCGAAAAAAAGAAATTTACAATAGTCGTATTCAGTCTACTAAGCTATTGGTTGATAAACTCAAAGAATACGATAACCACGTACAAGCTGTAATTAGTACATCTGCTGTCGGAATTTACGGAAACACGCCTACACTTGTAAACGAGGACACGACACCCGCCTCAGACTTCTTAGCCAAAGTTTGTGTCGACTGGGAAAAAGAAATTGAAAAGCTCACAGATATTCGTACAGCTATTGTAAGAGTAGGAATTGTATTAAGTAAAAAAGGAGGAGCTTTAGAAAAAATGGCGACACCCGTTAAAATGATGGCAGGGGCTCCTTTAGGAGATGGACAACAGTATATTTCATGGATTCATATTGAAGATTTATGCCGAGAATTCATCTATCTCATGGAATCTAACCAAGAAGGTATTTTTAATGGTGTAGCACCTAAACCCGTCACAAATAAACAGTTAACGAAATCTATAGCCAAAACTTTAGGGCGTCCACTTATCCTTCCAAACGTACCTACTTTTGCACTCAAAATGATGATGGGAGAAATGGCTGACATGGTTCTTAGCGGGGCCAATGTTTCTGCGGAAAAATTAAAGAGTACAGGCTTTCGTTTTCACTTTGAAAATGTAGATGAGGCATTAGAAGATTTACTCTGA
- a CDS encoding M16 family metallopeptidase, with the protein MKHTNMKKVLLSLTAFFICITTIVAQEQSFKLDQEIPFNSDVKRGKLSNGLSYYIQKHEEPKDKAELRLVVKAGSILEEDDQQGLAHFLEHMAFNGSKNFEKNDVVEYLQSIGVRFGADLNAYTSFDETVYMLPIPTEDEEKFDKGLLILRDWAGDLSLNDEDIDEERGVIKEEWRMGKGAEERMRKQTYPVLTYNSKYEHRLPIGTMEVVENFKYDRIRQFYKDWYRPNLMGVIVVGDIDADKVEEKIKKLFGDLKNPANEKERVEFDIPSHDSTLVKVVTDPEATYYRATIYYKQEAQEEKTLGDFRRSLLDQIYTGMLNQRLYEVGTKPDSPYMYAGNSFSDFLGNQDAYALIAIPKEGQIEPSIERLIVESNRIKEFGFTESELERYKVELMTSVENAYNERDKISSAQLAQDYVQSFLHNENSPGIAFSYEFVKSVLPSITLGEINALTSKFVTNDNRIVIVEGPEKEGVTLPTEADVLDTFNKANEIAVTAYVDEVSGQELLPASDLAPAGKIVSEKEVEELGVTVLKLDNNTTVTLKPTDFKNDEILMTGHRYGGYSLASLDSLQSASRASTIVSMGGLRDIDAIQLDKLLAGKTASASVSINQLSERASGSATPKDLETMFELLYLKFTAPRKDQERFNVYLSNLKEQITNARKSPNSLFSDLVSRTLAQDNPRVGGIPTDEDLAKIDLDEALDFYQKRFSDASGFHFYLVGNFDTDSIKPMIEKYIGALPAKQGVTHSYVDHNIVPPSGIVKKEIKAGSEDKSTVMIYHHGEFSNSAKNRVTSSLLSSVLGNRVIKVLREEKGGVYSPYAGVSYELLPTPEQNSTVYFTCAPDKVEDLIEASLQVMDDVKEEVTEEDLNKAVQASLRTRKENLRKNGFWLSVLSSSDFYNLGYDLILNYDDVINSVKTKDVEKAAKKYFIHDNYCQFVLFPKS; encoded by the coding sequence ATGAAACATACGAATATGAAAAAGGTATTATTAAGTCTCACCGCCTTTTTTATCTGTATCACCACCATCGTAGCTCAAGAACAGAGCTTTAAGCTAGACCAAGAAATCCCATTTAATTCAGATGTCAAAAGGGGAAAATTATCTAATGGTTTGTCATATTATATCCAAAAACATGAAGAACCAAAGGATAAGGCAGAGTTAAGACTTGTCGTGAAGGCAGGTTCTATTTTGGAAGAGGATGATCAACAAGGATTGGCCCACTTCTTAGAACACATGGCTTTCAATGGAAGTAAAAACTTTGAAAAGAACGATGTAGTTGAATACCTTCAATCTATTGGAGTTCGATTTGGCGCTGATTTAAATGCATACACAAGTTTTGATGAAACAGTGTATATGTTGCCTATTCCTACAGAAGATGAGGAGAAATTTGATAAAGGACTTCTAATTCTTCGTGATTGGGCAGGAGATTTGAGCTTGAATGATGAGGATATTGATGAAGAGAGAGGTGTCATCAAAGAAGAATGGCGTATGGGTAAGGGTGCTGAAGAGCGTATGCGTAAGCAAACATACCCTGTGCTGACTTACAATTCAAAGTATGAACATCGTTTGCCAATTGGTACGATGGAAGTTGTTGAAAACTTTAAATACGACCGTATCCGTCAGTTCTATAAAGATTGGTATCGACCAAATCTGATGGGGGTAATTGTAGTTGGAGACATTGACGCAGATAAAGTTGAAGAGAAGATCAAAAAGCTTTTTGGCGATCTGAAGAATCCAGCAAATGAAAAAGAAAGAGTGGAATTTGACATTCCTTCTCATGATTCTACACTTGTAAAAGTAGTAACAGACCCTGAAGCTACGTATTACAGAGCTACAATCTATTACAAGCAAGAAGCACAAGAGGAAAAGACACTAGGAGATTTCCGTAGAAGTCTGCTCGACCAGATTTATACAGGAATGCTAAATCAGCGTTTGTATGAAGTAGGTACAAAGCCTGATTCTCCATACATGTATGCGGGTAACTCGTTCTCAGATTTTCTCGGAAATCAGGATGCATATGCTTTGATCGCTATTCCTAAAGAAGGTCAAATAGAGCCATCAATTGAACGATTGATAGTGGAGAGTAATCGAATCAAAGAGTTTGGATTTACTGAAAGTGAGCTCGAGCGTTACAAAGTAGAATTGATGACGTCGGTTGAAAATGCATACAATGAACGTGACAAAATTAGTTCAGCTCAATTGGCGCAGGATTATGTTCAAAGTTTCTTGCATAATGAAAATTCTCCTGGAATTGCGTTTTCTTATGAGTTTGTGAAGTCAGTACTTCCAAGTATTACTTTAGGAGAAATCAATGCACTGACTTCTAAGTTTGTGACTAATGACAATCGAATTGTTATTGTAGAAGGTCCAGAAAAAGAAGGTGTAACTTTACCTACTGAAGCGGATGTATTAGATACTTTCAATAAAGCGAATGAAATTGCAGTTACAGCTTATGTAGATGAAGTATCAGGGCAAGAGTTACTTCCTGCAAGCGATCTTGCTCCAGCAGGAAAAATTGTTTCTGAAAAGGAGGTTGAAGAACTGGGTGTAACAGTATTGAAGTTGGATAACAATACTACTGTAACTTTGAAGCCTACAGATTTCAAAAATGACGAAATTTTGATGACAGGACATCGTTATGGTGGTTACTCTTTAGCGTCTTTAGATTCTTTACAGTCAGCTTCAAGAGCGAGTACTATTGTTTCTATGGGAGGGCTGAGAGATATTGATGCTATTCAATTGGATAAATTATTGGCAGGTAAAACAGCTTCTGCATCTGTGAGTATCAATCAACTTTCGGAAAGAGCTTCGGGTAGTGCGACGCCAAAAGATTTGGAGACAATGTTTGAGCTTCTTTACTTGAAGTTTACGGCTCCTCGTAAAGATCAAGAGCGTTTCAATGTGTACTTAAGCAACCTGAAAGAGCAAATTACAAATGCTAGAAAAAGTCCTAACTCATTGTTTAGTGACCTTGTTTCAAGAACATTGGCGCAAGACAACCCACGTGTTGGAGGAATTCCGACGGATGAGGATTTAGCAAAAATTGATTTGGACGAAGCTTTAGACTTTTATCAGAAGCGTTTCTCAGATGCTAGTGGATTCCATTTCTACTTAGTCGGAAATTTCGATACAGATAGCATTAAACCAATGATTGAGAAATATATTGGGGCATTACCAGCAAAACAAGGAGTGACACATTCTTATGTAGACCATAATATAGTACCACCTTCTGGTATTGTGAAAAAAGAGATAAAAGCAGGAAGTGAAGACAAATCGACAGTAATGATTTATCATCATGGAGAGTTTAGTAATTCTGCTAAGAATAGAGTAACATCAAGTCTACTAAGTTCTGTATTAGGAAACAGAGTAATTAAAGTCTTGAGAGAAGAAAAAGGAGGCGTTTATAGTCCTTATGCAGGAGTGAGCTATGAGTTGCTTCCAACGCCAGAACAAAATTCTACAGTTTATTTCACTTGTGCTCCAGACAAAGTAGAGGATCTGATTGAAGCTTCTTTACAAGTGATGGATGATGTAAAAGAGGAAGTAACTGAAGAAGATTTAAATAAAGCAGTACAAGCCTCGCTTCGTACTAGAAAAGAAAACCTTCGTAAAAACGGTTTCTGGCTTTCTGTTCTTTCGTCATCAGACTTCTATAATCTTGGTTACGATCTTATTTTGAATTATGATGATGTAATCAATAGTGTAAAAACGAAAGATGTAGAAAAAGCAGCAAAGAAATACTTTATTCATGACAATTACTGTCAGTTTGTATTGTTCCCAAAGAGCTAA
- a CDS encoding glycoside hydrolase family 113 has translation MRKKHFHLAISILLLIGNTTCSPLSSQSPLPKINGLSLVGIPQSLKSTALKNIKQTHANWVAIIPYAFSSPQEANVTFDHERQWYGETTEGVKQYITSCQNEGLQIMMKPHLWVLGQGWAGDLDFDNEEDWLKWEVAFQKYILHFASLAEELDVPLFCIGTECRVSVKTRPQFWTNLIAEVRRHYSGKITYASNWDNYEHVTFWDQLDFIGIDAYFPICNLKTPSKLTLYNGWNEVKNELNRFSEEWNRPILFTEFGFQNMDYTADGHWKHDTDTLSINEKGQELALQSTFDCFWEENWFAGGFLWKWFPSATDRSDRKEFSPQNKAAEVTIQNFYGKY, from the coding sequence ATGCGAAAAAAACATTTCCATCTTGCTATTTCTATACTTTTGTTAATTGGAAACACGACTTGTTCTCCCCTTTCTTCTCAATCTCCCCTCCCTAAAATCAATGGATTGAGTCTTGTGGGTATTCCCCAATCACTAAAATCTACTGCACTAAAAAATATCAAACAGACTCATGCAAATTGGGTGGCTATAATTCCTTATGCATTCTCTTCTCCGCAAGAAGCGAATGTGACTTTCGATCATGAACGACAATGGTACGGTGAAACAACTGAGGGAGTAAAACAATACATTACTTCTTGTCAGAATGAAGGCTTACAAATCATGATGAAACCTCACCTTTGGGTGCTAGGGCAAGGTTGGGCAGGAGATTTAGATTTTGATAATGAAGAAGATTGGCTAAAATGGGAAGTCGCTTTTCAGAAATACATACTTCATTTTGCTAGCCTCGCTGAAGAACTTGATGTTCCATTATTTTGCATTGGTACAGAATGTAGAGTTTCGGTGAAGACTCGCCCTCAATTTTGGACAAATCTTATTGCTGAAGTTAGAAGACATTACAGCGGTAAAATAACCTATGCTTCTAATTGGGATAATTATGAACATGTCACATTTTGGGATCAGCTCGATTTTATAGGGATAGATGCTTATTTCCCAATTTGTAACCTTAAAACACCAAGTAAATTAACTTTGTACAACGGATGGAACGAGGTTAAAAATGAATTAAATCGTTTTTCTGAAGAATGGAATAGGCCAATACTTTTTACCGAATTTGGTTTTCAGAACATGGATTATACCGCAGATGGCCACTGGAAACACGACACAGATACACTAAGCATAAATGAAAAAGGACAAGAATTAGCGTTACAAAGTACTTTCGATTGTTTTTGGGAAGAAAATTGGTTTGCTGGTGGTTTTTTATGGAAATGGTTTCCATCTGCCACAGACAGAAGTGATCGAAAAGAATTTTCCCCGCAAAATAAAGCCGCAGAAGTAACTATTCAGAACTTCTACGGCAAATATTGA
- the murA gene encoding UDP-N-acetylglucosamine 1-carboxyvinyltransferase — MTNAKTDCFVVEGGHQLKGEITPQGAKNEALQILCAVLLTEEKVTIHNIPAIRDVLKLIEVLGDLGVEVNQISEDTYEFQAKNVNIDILQTEEYQNKARQLRGSIMVLGPLLARYGYAKIPMPGGDKIGRRRLDTHFLGFEKLGAKFEYTKDGMFTIDAHDLHGSYILLDEPSVTGTANIIMAAVLAKGKTTIYNAACEPYIQQLCRMLNRMGANIQGAGSNLLTIEGVEYLGGTTHTMLPDMIEIGSFIGLAAMTGSEITIKNCRIDQLGQIPTVFQRLGIQMEFRDDDIYIPAQESYKIDRFIDGSILTVADGPWPLFTPDLLSIVLVVATQAKGTVLVHQKMFESRLFFVDKLIDMGAQIILCDPHRANVIGLNKEVALKGIQMVSPDIRAGVSLLIASLSAEGTSRIYNINQIDRGYQKIDDRLRALGAKITRE; from the coding sequence ATGACAAATGCTAAAACGGATTGTTTCGTAGTTGAAGGAGGACACCAACTGAAAGGTGAAATCACACCTCAAGGTGCCAAGAATGAGGCATTACAAATTTTGTGTGCAGTATTGCTTACTGAAGAGAAAGTAACAATCCACAATATTCCTGCAATTCGTGATGTATTGAAGTTGATTGAAGTCTTGGGAGACCTTGGCGTAGAGGTCAATCAGATTTCAGAAGACACTTACGAATTCCAAGCTAAAAATGTAAATATCGATATTCTTCAAACAGAAGAATACCAAAATAAAGCTAGACAGTTACGTGGTTCAATCATGGTTCTAGGACCATTGTTGGCACGTTATGGCTATGCAAAAATCCCAATGCCAGGTGGTGACAAAATTGGACGTAGACGTCTTGATACACACTTCTTAGGTTTTGAGAAATTGGGCGCCAAATTTGAATATACTAAAGATGGTATGTTCACAATTGATGCTCATGACCTTCATGGTTCATACATTCTTTTGGATGAGCCTTCAGTAACAGGTACAGCAAATATCATTATGGCTGCTGTATTAGCGAAAGGCAAAACAACGATCTACAATGCTGCCTGCGAGCCGTACATTCAGCAATTGTGTAGAATGTTGAACAGAATGGGGGCTAACATTCAAGGAGCAGGTTCAAATCTTCTGACCATTGAAGGTGTTGAATATCTTGGAGGAACAACTCACACGATGCTTCCAGATATGATCGAGATTGGAAGTTTCATTGGTTTGGCTGCAATGACAGGCTCTGAAATCACAATCAAGAACTGTAGAATTGATCAATTAGGACAAATCCCTACGGTATTCCAACGTTTGGGCATTCAGATGGAATTCAGGGATGATGACATCTATATTCCGGCTCAAGAAAGCTATAAAATTGACCGTTTTATTGATGGCTCAATTCTTACTGTAGCTGATGGACCTTGGCCATTGTTCACTCCAGACCTTTTGAGTATTGTTTTAGTAGTAGCTACACAAGCCAAAGGAACAGTATTGGTCCACCAAAAAATGTTCGAAAGCCGTTTGTTCTTTGTCGATAAATTAATTGACATGGGCGCACAAATTATTCTTTGTGACCCTCACCGTGCCAATGTAATCGGATTGAACAAGGAAGTAGCCTTGAAAGGAATTCAGATGGTTTCTCCAGATATTAGAGCGGGAGTTTCATTGCTGATTGCTTCACTTTCAGCAGAAGGAACAAGCCGTATTTATAATATCAATCAAATTGATAGAGGTTATCAAAAGATCGATGATCGACTCAGAGCACTAGGTGCCAAGATCACGCGTGAATAG